One Vitis vinifera cultivar Pinot Noir 40024 chromosome 8, ASM3070453v1 genomic window carries:
- the LOC104880050 gene encoding PWWP domain-containing protein 5 — protein sequence MPGNSGVIDLNSDAVSGDQSSDVDGGDVSDLLIRVGVSGVSNDQGGVIGGMTDRVGDIGEGEDSGRVVDGLVKEGLDRVMGSANERSEVEEGRGKMPVIDDLEWLVLGSKGGVVNTSALCGKSLFSESNELENEVGRGSNEVNTLGVAGEENLIDVEVLADKMMDKRLENEKEEEVFQVAETSINKIFGVQVSEVGLSTVNESNTVNLVVDLNPYIDADENQKSRASISNKGKENVDCCINQVELNGNHDLVIKEQVKNVEKAKNLQQQNVKCAASDLEFEVSDLVWGKVRSHPWWPGQIFDPLDSSEKAMKYFKKDSFLIAYFGDQTFAWNEVTQLKPFRAHFSQMEKQSNLEAFHHAVDCALDEVARRVVFGLTCSCVSEEVRRKIKTQTIVNAGIQKKSSRRDGGDRYLNASSFEPAELLNYMKILAQSSCDEVDRLEFVISQAQLSAFHHWKGFSQLPEFEMLGGLLEDDENLPLLEAKRHFGEAIEDVIEDFKDHEQVLPRKRKSKGQNSSSHEHKVLSGDSMHPSKKQRSLMDLMAGNCSYLKNIEKSSSDKKLKEIGTLLDDSAVTDRGRFAAPHSQKTLGVGDSICRVANQLNGSTPMLKHEKPASSGKSQKRKVIPIECFSPEEMLSQIRLASIHPMEGYKFLTSSICFLSEFRNFVCLDHPRSLKDKQSLKEVSSSKSEKSTLEAVEASGSKYVKDSYWTDRMIQSFPEEETIVNLNETGESVRETQGEMAVVNVEPEAVSESRHQTAGQNPEKEAEKPVDHMSESGMEELSPTALILNFADLNSVPSETNLNRIFSRYGPLNESETEVLKKSIRAKVVFKRSSDAETAFSSSGKFSIFGPSLISYRLKYLPARLHKASSSSTKRRRKDATAMEGNAT from the coding sequence ATGCCTGGGAATTCCGGCGTTATCGACTTGAATTCCGACGCCGTTTCCGGTGACCAGAGCAGCGACGTGGATGGAGGCGACGTTTCCGACCTTTTGATTAGGGTCGGTGTATCGGGGGTTTCGAATGATCAGGGCGGGGTGATCGGAGGGATGACGGACAGGGTTGGGGATATCGGGGAAGGGGAGGACTCGGGGAGGGTGGTTGATGGTTTGGTGAAGGAGGGGTTGGATAGGGTAATGGGATCTGCGAATGAACGGAGTGAGGTGGAAGAGGGCCGTGGAAAGATGCCGGTGATTGATGATTTGGAATGGTTGGTTTTGGGTTCAAAGGGTGGTGTTGTAAATACCAGTGCTTTATGTGGGAAATCATTGTTTTCTGAAAGCAATGAATTGGAGAATGAGGTTGGGAGAGGCAGCAATGAAGTCAATACTTTGGGTGTTGCTGGTGAAGAGAATTTAATAGATGTTGAAGTTCTTGCAGATAAGATGATGGATAAGCGTCTAGAGAATGAGAAAGAAGAGGAAGTTTTCCAAGTCGCTGAGACAAGTATAAATAAGATTTTTGGTGTTCAGGTTTCTGAAGTGGGATTGTCCACTGTAAATGAGTCTAATACAGTCAATCTTGTTGTAGATTTGAATCCTTATATAGATGCAGATGAGAACCAGAAGTCCAGAGCTTCGATCAGTAACAAAGGAAAGGAGAATGTTGATTGCTGTATTAATCAGGTGGAGTTAAATGGAAACCATGATTTAGTAATTAAAGAACAGGTGAAAAATGTTGAAAAGGCAAAAAACCTGCAGCAACAAAATGTAAAATGCGCAGCCTCAGATCTGGAATTTGAAGTCTCTGATCTCGTATGGGGGAAAGTAAGGAGCCATCCCTGGTGGCCAGGGCAGATATTTGATCCATTAGATTCATCAGAGAAGGCAATGAAGTATTTTAAAAAGGATAGTTTTTTGATTGCTTATTTTGGGGATCAAACATTTGCTTGGAATGAGGTGACACAGCTGAAGCCATTTCGAGCACATTTCTCACAAATGGAGAAGCAAAGCAATTTGGAAGCTTTTCATCATGCTGTGGACTGTGCTTTGGATGAGGTTGCTAGACGGGTGGTGTTTGGACTAACGTGTTCTTGTGTGTCTGAGGAAGTGCGCAGAAAAATCAAAACACAGACTATTGTTAATGCTGGGAtccaaaaaaaatcaagtagaAGAGATGGAGGGGACAGATACTTGAATGCATCTTCTTTTGAACCAGCAGAACTTctaaattacatgaaaataTTAGCACAAAGCTCATGTGATGAAGTTGATAGGTTGGAATTTGTGATATCACAAGCCCAATTGTCAGCTTTCCATCATTGGAAGGGATTTTCTCAGCTGCCTGAATTTGAAATGCTTGGTGGGTTGTTGGAAGATGATGAAAATCTTCCTCTTTTGGAGGCAAAAAGGCATTTTGGTGAAGCAATAGAGGATGTGATTGAAGATTTCAAGGATCATGAGCAAGTGCTCCCTCGAAAAAGGAAGTCAAAAGGTCAAAATAGTTCTTCCCATGAGCATAAGGTCTTATCTGGAGACAGTATGCACCCTAGTAAAAAACAGAGAAGCTTGATGGACTTGATGGCTGGGAATTGCTcgtatttgaaaaatattgagaagTCGTCTTCTGATAAGAAACTGAAGGAGATCGGTACTCTACTGGATGACTCAGCAGTGACTGATAGGGGAAGGTTTGCTGCTCCACACTCTCAGAAAACTCTTGGAGTTGGAGACAGCATTTGTAGAGTTGCAAACCAACTGAATGGGTCAACCCCAATGCTCAAGCATGAAAAACCTGCTTCGTCTGGGAaatcccaaaaaagaaaagtcaTTCCAATAGAATGCTTTTCTCCCGAAGAGATGCTGTCACAGATCCGGTTGGCTTCCATACATCCCATGGAAGGATACAAATTCTTGACTTCTTCCATTTGTTTCTTATCGGAGTTCAGGAATTTTGTCTGTCTGGACCACCCTAGATCACTGAAGGACAAGCAGTCTCTAAAAGAAGTATCCAGTAGCAAGTCTGAGAAATCTACACTGGAAGCTGTTGAAGCATCTGGGTCTAAGTATGTGAAAGACTCTTACTGGACTGACAGGATGATTCAAAGCTTCCCTGAAGAAGAAACAATTGTGAATCTGAATGAAACAGGAGAATCTGTGCGTGAGACCCAAGGTGAAATGGCAGTTGTCAATGTTGAACCAGAAGCGGTTTCGGAGTCTAGACATCAAACTGCTGGTCAAAACCCTGAAAAGGAAGCAGAGAAGCCAGTGGACCACATGAGTGAGAGTGGCATGGAAGAACTATCTCCGACAGCTCTGATTCTGAATTTCGCAGACCTGAATTCTGTTCCTTCAGAAACCAACCTCAACAGGATATTTAGCCGCTATGGACCTCTGAATGAATCGGAGACTGAAGTGCTAAAGAAGAGCATTAGGGCAAAAGTGGTCTTCAAGAGAAGTTCTGATGCAGAAACTGCTTTCAGCAGTTCTGGGAAATTCAGCATTTTTGGACCTTCACTTATTAGTTACCGCCTCAAGTACTTGCCTGCTAGACTGCATAAAGCTTCGTCTTCTTCCACTAAACGAAGAAGAAAAGATGCAACAGCCATGGAAGGCAATGCAACATGA